Proteins from one Parasteatoda tepidariorum isolate YZ-2023 chromosome 4, CAS_Ptep_4.0, whole genome shotgun sequence genomic window:
- the LOC107439916 gene encoding uncharacterized protein: protein MLLDDSLEIDEIPASASDAELVPMIKLQDVQLSNIWIPSELLLNRQFFSQISSNVHQSAISRTLVKHNVVDSLSIYNDAGIQKSIFHSSEKLLDSLEQLPPNYLDTEQTHLQEANEGETYSCSFSCLNTDNSEFALDISKVKNDSCSEEKFDSPDNSIADYLEHLNISDDEEENSVVGIINDPGESETPISTLDYLSDKKVLESCDVEISTKSACNVPVETDICPLNDEEVQDSVRVSFSSPDQMEDLFEVSEKLWNDLKLNNENSSVGIENIIFSNQTGGTRDTVEGTIPGQSSELSENPSDLSNIKNPPEEVHLFPFVLQKSKDECLSTVVNSGKSNKKEKRVKKKASKKIPLDNFFLSNKEAADSDSGYLAFCESLRQKNSYGDTFENNELSSHFPYATELNAKHKPECPDSFSNCVTNSISDSSPPVNCSADSTSIDHNLTKYVIENIPSFVNGNMLQNLIATFGDIIIKNIVMKMSGKTKKALIEVSLEDPNWLIECLHESQPFGASDECLKCYQIL from the exons ATGTTGCTAGACGATTCACTTGAAATTGATGAGATTCCAGCATCAGCATCAGATGCAGAATTAGTTCCAATGATAAAGTTGCAAGATGTGCAACTTTCTAACATTTGGATTCCATCAGAGCTTCTTCTAAacagacaatttttttctcaaatttcttcaaatgtg caTCAATCTGCCATTTCCCGTACATTAGTAAAACATAATGTAGTTGACAGCCTTTCCATTTACAATGATGCTGGAATACAGAAAAGTATCTTTCATAGCAGTGAAAAGTTGTTAGATTCTTTAGAGCAATTGCCACCTAACTATCTAGACACTGAACAAACACATTTGCAAGAAGCTAATGAGGGTGAAACATATTCTTGTTCTTTTAGTTGCTTGAATACAGATAACAGTGAATTTGCTCTGGATAttagcaaagtaaaaaatgattCATGTTCTGAAGAGAAATTTGATAGTCCAGATAATAGTATTGCTGATTACCTAGAGCATCTGAATATAAGTGATGATGAAGAGGAAAATTCTGTGGTTGGAATTATTAATGATCCCGGTGAATCCGAAACTCCTATAAGTACTCTTGAttatttaagtgataaaaaagtGTTGGAATCTTGTGATGtcgaaatttcaacaaaatcagCATGTAATGTGCCAGTGGAAACAGATATTTGCCCTTTAAATGATGAAGAAGTTCAAGATTCTGTCAGAGTGTCTTTTTCTAGCCCTGATCAAATGGAAGATCTATTTGAAGTGAGTGAAAAACTCTGGAACGATCTTAagctaaataatgaaaatagttcTGTAGgaattgaaaacataattttttcaaatcaaactgGAGGAACTCGTGACACAGTTGAAGGCACTATTCCAGGTCAAAGTTCAGAACTTTCTGAGAATCCAAGTGATttgagtaatataaaaaatcctCCTGAAGAGGTTCATCTTTTTCCTTTTGTGTTGCAAAAATCCAAAGATGAGTGTCTTTCTACTGTTGTCAACAGtggtaaaagtaataaaaaggaGAAGAGAGTTAAAAAGAAAGCTTCAAAGAAAATACCtttggataattttttcctCAGTAACAAAGAAGCTGCTGATTCAGATTCAGGGTACTTAGCCTTTTGTGAAAGTTTACgtcaaaaaaatagttatgggGATACTTTTGAAAACAATGAACTCAGTTCTCATTTCCCTTATGCAACTGAGTTGAATGCAAAACATAAACCTGAATGTCCAGATAGTTTTTCGAATTGTGTAACAAACTCAATATCTGATTCTTCACCTCCAGTTAACTGTAGTGCTGATTCAACTTCAATAGACCACAACTTAACAAAATATGTTATAGAAAATATACCTTCTTTTGTTAATGGAAATATGTTGCAGAACCTTATTGCTACATTTGGGGACatcattatcaaaaatattgtaatgaaaatgtctggaaaaactaaaaaagctCTAATaga GGTAAGCTTGGAAGATCCAAATTGGCTAATTGAGTGTCTACATGAAAGTCAACCATTTggag ctTCTGATGAATGTTTGAAATGTTATCAGATATTATAA